The Vicia villosa cultivar HV-30 ecotype Madison, WI unplaced genomic scaffold, Vvil1.0 ctg.001982F_1_1, whole genome shotgun sequence genome includes a window with the following:
- the LOC131637381 gene encoding uncharacterized protein LOC131637381 encodes MATAAFSSLLQPEKQQVSSGEAISTPSSSSNWQSSGSIGPFFAVIIILTILAVLSCYLSRMCKRRELTPLESIKGRGCFGWMKRRCRNCMGRDLEVGGVGAKVMVCDQEDELDSKVKAGGDVQM; translated from the coding sequence ATGGCAACAGCAGCATTTTCTTCACTTCTACAGCCAGAGAAACAACAAGTGAGTTCAGGAGAAGCTATTTCAACTCCAAGCAGCTCTAGTAATTGGCAATCATCAGGATCTATTGGTCCATTTTTTGCTGTGATCATTATTCTTACGATTCTTGCTGTGCTCTCTTGCTACTTGAGTCGCATGTGTAAGCGGAGGGAACTTACTCCATTGGAGAGTATCAAAGGTAGAGGCTGTTTTGGATGGATGAAACGTCGGTGTAGAAATTGTATGGGTAGAGATCTTGAAGTTGGAGGCGTTGGGGCTAAGGTTATGGTTTGTGATCAAGAAGATGAACTTGATTCTAAGGTTAAAGCTGGTGGTGATGTTCAAATGTAG